One window from the genome of Amaranthus tricolor cultivar Red isolate AtriRed21 chromosome 9, ASM2621246v1, whole genome shotgun sequence encodes:
- the LOC130823103 gene encoding peamaclein-like: MKVVIATFSIVFIVLIFSSFVPPLMAINNVEDAAFKAKPNGFCGFKCAVRCSKAGHENCMKYCQICCRKCNCVPSGTYGNKHECPCYRDMRNSKGKPKCP, translated from the exons ATGAAGGTTGTTATTGCAACATTTtcaattgtttttattgttcttATCTTCTCATCGTTTGTTCCACCGTTAATGGCTATTAATAATGTTGAGGATGCAGCATTCAAGGCTAAACCAA ATGGGTTTTGTGGGTTCAAGTGTGCAGTGAGATGCAGCAAAGCAGGACATGAGAATTGCATGAAATATTGCCAAATTTGCTGCCGGAAGTGCAACTGTGTTCCATCAGGAACTTATGGTAACAAGCATGAATGCCCTTGCTACAGAGACATGAGGAACTCTAAGGGCAAACCTAAATGCCCTTAA